The nucleotide sequence CCCATGCTGGCCATGATTCTAATTGGAAACCCTACACCAAGATATTTAAAAAGAAAGAAGATGGAACTACTGAAGAGATAGTCCAAAATTTAATCAGCATGTATTATGGGTCGGTAGCCTGGGGAGACTATACCGGGGATGGCAGGTTAGATTTATTGGTTACAGGCTGGACACCTGAAGGCGGCATTATTAAAATATATAAAGATGTCAATGGAACTTTAGTTGAGGATATTGACCAAAAAGTTGAACCTGTTTTTCATTCATTTGCCGTCTGGGCTGATTATGATTTAGATGGCGATGTTGACTTATTTATTACAGGTCAGGGTAAGGAGAAACCTATCACTAAAGTATATCGTAATGATAATGGTATATTAATTGAGGATACTTCTCAAGAATTACCAGGCGTAAGTTTTTCTGCATTAGCACCTTGTGATTATGATAAAGATGGGGATTTAGACCTGATTTTATCTGGTGCGTTAGCAGATAAAACCACTATCACAAAACTCTTCTTGAATGACGCCGCTATTCCTATTCCCATTCACCACATAGAAATTTTATCACAACAGGAAATATTCAAAGGTGGTAAATTTACCACTGATAATACACTGGATTTATTGGCTAAAGCATATTCTCAAGAAAATAATTTAATCGGTGATGTCGTTGTCCATTGGCAAATTAATCCTGAATCAGGTATCTTTTCAAAGGAAAAGGGAGTTTCTACCGTGCTTGACTTAATTAAAGTTGGGACTGCCACGATAATTGCCTATGATAATCAAGGACATACCGCAACGGCAGAAATTAAGATTGATGCCGGTGAATTTGCCTTTTTGAAGATAGAGGATGAAAAAGGAAATGAAATTGGTACCCTTTCCTTGACCGCGGATGATGAATTAATAGTTTATGCGATGGGTTATGATAAAGGCACTAATACCTGCGGATTGGAATTAGTTCACTGGGAAATAATCGGTGATATTGGTAGTTTATCTACGACTTATGGCACTTCAACTATATTTTATCCAGGTAAAGGAGCCGTCGGGGAAGGCACGATAAAGATTTGGGATGATAAAGGACATACCTGCCTGACAGGGACAATTACAACATTACCCGGAATCACTAATTATGTGACGATAGAGGATATCTCTGGTAAAGAAATTGGGGATTTAGAGACCACGACTGATAAAAATCATCCACTTTTTGCTTACGGATATGATAAATGGGGAAATGATAAGGGGCCGGTAGAGGTTGTCTGGAGGATAACTGGTAATATTGGCACTTTATCTACGACTCAAGGAACAATGACTATTTTCGAACCATTGATTAACGAAAAAGGCACAATTACCATTATCGAACTATCATCAGGGTTGACAGATTCGACGGGTTTAATTACTGTCCTGGTTGGTAATGAACATTACTTAGTTATCGTAGATAAAGATAATCAGGCAGTTGAGAGTGTGATTGTGACCGCAGATGATAAATTAGAGATTTTTGCAAAAACCTTTGATGCCAAAAATCTGGAAATTGGTCTAAAAGAAGTAAAATGGACATTAATCGGGAATATTGGTAATCTATCTACGACTACGGGAACAGGTGTTATTTTAGACTTTACAACCGTAGGCACGGGCTGTGTGGTTGCCGAGTCTTCTTTATCAGATATGACGGAGGTAATTACCGTATTACCTGGCAGACTACATCATTTTGTCTTTAATACGATTGATGACCAGATAGTAGAGATACCTTTTGAAATTACCGTAACGGCTAAAGATGAAGATGGAAATACGGTTACAGGTTACAATGGCACATCTAATACCTTTGCTGATACTACAGAAACCATAGATTATGATAAGACGGTAAAATTTATTGATGGGGTGTTGAGTAATCATTCGGTAAATATCTCTCAAGCCTGTGGAAGTGTTACAATTGCTACTTACATTGATGAAAAACAAGGTGAAAGTAATAGATTTGCAGTCTTAGGTGGTTCAATTGCTGGAAATATAACAGATGAGTATGGTAAGAAACTGGCTAACATATTGATTGAGACATACCTTAAATTACAAAATGGAACACCTACTTTGAAAGGAAGCACCACGACTTTGCCAGACGGCTCTTATTTAGTTGCCGGATTACCACCTGGCACTTATGAAGTCAGGGCTATCCCACCAAAGGGTTATCAATCTCCAACACCACAAATAGTCGAGGTAACTGTTGTTCTTGTTAAAGGCAGACCGTTAATTATGGCAATGAATCAAGTGAATTTTATATTAATTGCGGCGGCTGAGACTACACTTGCAAACGCCTATGTCTATCCAAATCCATGTAAGGTAAGCCAACATACAGAAAAGATGACTTTTAAGGAATTAACCCGCCATTTGACGATTAAGATATTTACTATCGCTGGAGAATTAGTCGTCACTTTAGAGAAAAATAATGATTATGATTATCAAGAATGGTACTTAAAGAATGAAGATGGAAAAGTAGTTGCCAGCGGAATTTATATCTATCTAATTCGTGATGCGCAGACAGGTGAAACCAAGACAGGTAAGTTAGGTATAATAAAATAAGGGTTATATACAAATAAAAATGAGCATCTAACTTTAGTAAAAGGGAGGGGGGAAAGATGCAGTTTTTAGACCCACTTGATTCTATCCTTGGGCAGCGGTCTAAGGTCAGAATTTTACGCTTTCTATTTGAAAAACCGGGTGATTTAACCGGTCGGGAAATTTCAAGAAAAGTTGGTTTATCCCACTTAAAAACTCACCAGGCCCTTCGTGAACTTTCACTCCATGGTATTACTGTCCCCAAAACTATTGGTCGGGCAATTTTATATAAACTTAATGAAGAAAATATGTTTGCTCGAGATATCTTAAGAACATTATTCAGGTCAGAAAAAGAATTAGTCTTAAAACTAACTGAAATATTGACAAATAGACTTCGGGTATTTGTAGAATCAATAGTTTTATATGGCAATATTCTGCACAATGGACAGGAATCAGATTCCAGTATTGACCTTTTGTTGGTGATTCGTGATGATATGAATCTAAGGGCAGTTGAGCAAGCGCTGGAATATACACAAGAGGAAGTCAGAAGAGCCTTTGGAAATTCCCTCAGTGTAAAAATATGGTTTATTAATGAACTTCGTGCCAAATATACTGAACAAGATGAATTTGCACTCCAGATATTAAAGATAGGAAAACTTATTTACGGTCGGGAATTAATTGATG is from bacterium and encodes:
- a CDS encoding FG-GAP-like repeat-containing protein, yielding MKRELRLCISFLVLFFTSVSWAAKFTDSGQQLIGLNQTSIAWGDYDKDNDLDLAICGRNADGPQTLIYQNDNGILTHDTKQQLIGISYGKIGWTDYDSDGDLDLSLAGYDASVCPTSKIYTNVNGTLTEDPEQHPAIGYGSIAWADSDKDGKQDIYAHAGHDSNWKPYTKIFKKKEDGTTEEIVQNLISMYYGSVAWGDYTGDGRLDLLVTGWTPEGGIIKIYKDVNGTLVEDIDQKVEPVFHSFAVWADYDLDGDVDLFITGQGKEKPITKVYRNDNGILIEDTSQELPGVSFSALAPCDYDKDGDLDLILSGALADKTTITKLFLNDAAIPIPIHHIEILSQQEIFKGGKFTTDNTLDLLAKAYSQENNLIGDVVVHWQINPESGIFSKEKGVSTVLDLIKVGTATIIAYDNQGHTATAEIKIDAGEFAFLKIEDEKGNEIGTLSLTADDELIVYAMGYDKGTNTCGLELVHWEIIGDIGSLSTTYGTSTIFYPGKGAVGEGTIKIWDDKGHTCLTGTITTLPGITNYVTIEDISGKEIGDLETTTDKNHPLFAYGYDKWGNDKGPVEVVWRITGNIGTLSTTQGTMTIFEPLINEKGTITIIELSSGLTDSTGLITVLVGNEHYLVIVDKDNQAVESVIVTADDKLEIFAKTFDAKNLEIGLKEVKWTLIGNIGNLSTTTGTGVILDFTTVGTGCVVAESSLSDMTEVITVLPGRLHHFVFNTIDDQIVEIPFEITVTAKDEDGNTVTGYNGTSNTFADTTETIDYDKTVKFIDGVLSNHSVNISQACGSVTIATYIDEKQGESNRFAVLGGSIAGNITDEYGKKLANILIETYLKLQNGTPTLKGSTTTLPDGSYLVAGLPPGTYEVRAIPPKGYQSPTPQIVEVTVVLVKGRPLIMAMNQVNFILIAAAETTLANAYVYPNPCKVSQHTEKMTFKELTRHLTIKIFTIAGELVVTLEKNNDYDYQEWYLKNEDGKVVASGIYIYLIRDAQTGETKTGKLGIIK